The stretch of DNA TTAAGTAGAGCGGCTTAGTATCGTAAACAATCGAGATTAAGCCATGCGCAGCTAATAAGAGCGCAAGAGGAATGCCGATGTATATAACAATATCCAGCATGGATAAAGCAAGGCCTCTTGGCTCAACCTGCTTTTGAACTTGTTCATCTAACAATAATTGCAATTCTGCAATGCGATGCTCATAGGCATCTTGATTCGGAATCTCTTCAAGGCGCTTTTCGAGCTCTGCTACCTTGGCCATCATGGGCTTGAATAAATAGAGATCCCGCGTACAAATCTTGCAGACTGATGCCTCTTCAGAAACTTCAGAGAGGCAGTATGGGCAATTCATCATTTAACGACTAGAGTGAAAACGGTATTTGTTTCTCGACCATCAGTATCTTTTGCCGTTACGCGGATTGTGTGAGAGCCGGAAGGTACATCTGCTTTTGAAAAATCAATACCAGATGCGCTAATAGAATTTTTTAATCTGGGTGTTAAATCCACAAAGGGGGATTTCATATAAACAACCTTGATTGAAGATGGATCAATCTTTCCTTCTCCGCGAGCTTCAAAGTTAACCTTAAAGTCAAGCGGAGAGCTGACTGGAGTGTCAGCTTCTGGGGAAACTAGCTTCACCGATGGACCCCGTGAAATCCCACGGGTAGCTAATGCTCCAGATGCCGCTGGCAAAGCAGCTTCTTTGGCGCTAATTAAAGGTGCCGCACTGACCCATGAAGTTGCGGTCATGAGACTAGTTAAAAATAAGATTTGAGTAAGCTTCATCATCATTCCAAAATAAGAAAATTAGTTAAAAGTGATTTGATAGATATTAAATCAATCGCCAACCACTACAAAAGGAGCCCAAAACAAGGGGTGCGCATAGGAGTATTTCATCGTATTACCTTCTTTCATACCGCCTTGATCTACTTGATTTAGCATGGCCTGACGTAATAACTCAGCCTTGCTGGTACCTTGAGCTTTTTGCTGGCTTTTAAATAGATCAGTCATCATGGTTCTAGACGCCGCAGAATCAACCGGCCAGTTAGATACTAAGAGTGCTTTAGCACCAGCAAAAAAGAAGGCTCTACCCAAGCCTGAGACTGCTTCAGAACCAGCACCCTCTCCAGCAGCAGTGTTACATGCAGATAGCACTACCCAATCAGCATCGAGCTTTAAGGTGAGTACCTTATCCATAGTCAGAAGTCCGTCATCTTTATCGCCTGTCACATCCGGGGAAGATAGTGCCAATGCGGGCTGAGTAAGGCCATTGAGCTCTCCCGGAACTAAACCATGAGTAGCAAACATGACTACCTTGCGATCAGAGAGATCAGTAGACATGACTTGCTTCACAGAAGCTTGACGATGCAAGAAGATATCGCCATCTCCAGCACCAATCGCCTTACCAATCTCTTCAAGCTCAAGACTGGTATCTGGTAAGCGAGGAAGCAAGGCCAGCTCCGCAGAACTTACCCCAGAGGTCTTAGGCGCACTACGCAATGACAGTGGAATACCTCTAGTCGCAAGTTGAGTAGCCTTTACTTGTTTTTGCGCAGACTTTTCTTGTTCACTACTAAAGTAAGGATCACCAAAACCAATAAAGTTTTTGCGATTTGGATTACCGGCTGGTAATGCACGTAAGGCTGTTAAAGCAGTAACAGAGGGGACCTGCGCAACGGCAATGTCCCGTGTTAGCCAAGGAACAGTTTTATATCCACTAAATGGTGTGGCACCACCTTTGGCAGGTTGAGATGTTGGCTTGGTAACTAATAAGGATAAGGGTAGTTGGCCAAGCTCTGCATGCGGTACGGTCAACATCACCTTTTTACCAATAAATGCACTCTGCACTGGGGCAAGAACTTGTTGATAAAGTTGATTTGCTAACGCCACATCGAACGGCGGAATCTCGTCGATCGTAGCAACGCCTGGATCTAAAGACTTACGTAGTTGCGCTACCTCTTTTGCAATTTGGGCACGACCAACAGCAAGCTGAAAAAACTGTACAGGTTTATCTTTGCTAATTGCCCAAACATAACCCACGCTATCTGTGAAATACCATGAGACCAAAACTTCATCAGGCTTTAACGCTTTTTGAGTTCGTTCTACAGAGGCCGGTTTTGGCTCAACAAGTTCAGCATAGTCCGGAAACTTTTTCTCAATCTCTTTTTTCAGATCCTCACGCTGGGATTTAAAGGTAGCGATGTCAGTACGAATCTTGGCTTGAGCAGCAGGGAGTTGTTGCGCAGTCGGGGCAGATAATAATCCAGTCAAAAGTTCCGTCAAAGTATTGATACGTTGTTGCAAATCTTGTTCACGGCGCGCTAAAGATGCTAATTGCGGATCGGAAATAGTCGCACGAGCTGCACTTGAAGTAAGGGCACGCTGTACACCGCTCCCACGAGCAAGATCGGCAATTTGGAAGGCTTCAGCCGCCGCCGCTCCAGATGAATCTGTTTTTGCTTGCTGGGCTAAAGAGGCCAAATACTCCTCTAAAACAAAGATCATTCTTTGGGTTTGCCGTATTGTTGCGGTGGAGTTTTCCGAATCATTTCGCGCCTGATCAACCAGAATCGGAATAGATTGCTTGAACTCAGATAGTGCTTGAGAACCTTGTCCTGACACTTGAAGCGCAGATGCATTAAATGCTCTGATTGCGGCAAGACGTGGGGAGCTCTTTTCCATTCGAGCGCCCGCCCTAGAAAGCATATCTGTAGTCATGGCCACAGCCTGGGATGCTTTACCTGTTTTAACTAAAGCAATAGCCCAATCGAGATCGCCAGATTGATAACTG from Polynucleobacter duraquae encodes:
- a CDS encoding CHAT domain-containing protein — its product is MRKHSLIQSLLLCCSITVLSNFSFAVPNKDEVDIENVKAPPRDVKDILQILSQTRQDQALIEKAKKVLTKPLPSTNDPRDLNNYYYQRAVAENTLENSKEALENFKKAAIDHPSFDIAMQLDERMQYAQQEALRGHLILAKKIAEETKAMIPNNLGGWKISTGQNIVNICLRMGDFECANKALATLENDYSNLISVARNPNFIYKTNWQLGYERARGRVFMSEGKFIEAERSFRTALSLNKTILDNVKDSNKDALDNEVRVLQDISSTPRYAYGQRVGLYNQLANAFLGQRRLIDAEYWARESVVLAINREGVNSASTCFALLTLSKIISEQGRQAEAVMLSQAALKVAMQSTNYSASPLIAAARKALGTSLAADGKYVQADKIFNEMLDGIKSDPELASSYQSGDLDWAIALVKTGKASQAVAMTTDMLSRAGARMEKSSPRLAAIRAFNASALQVSGQGSQALSEFKQSIPILVDQARNDSENSTATIRQTQRMIFVLEEYLASLAQQAKTDSSGAAAAEAFQIADLARGSGVQRALTSSAARATISDPQLASLARREQDLQQRINTLTELLTGLLSAPTAQQLPAAQAKIRTDIATFKSQREDLKKEIEKKFPDYAELVEPKPASVERTQKALKPDEVLVSWYFTDSVGYVWAISKDKPVQFFQLAVGRAQIAKEVAQLRKSLDPGVATIDEIPPFDVALANQLYQQVLAPVQSAFIGKKVMLTVPHAELGQLPLSLLVTKPTSQPAKGGATPFSGYKTVPWLTRDIAVAQVPSVTALTALRALPAGNPNRKNFIGFGDPYFSSEQEKSAQKQVKATQLATRGIPLSLRSAPKTSGVSSAELALLPRLPDTSLELEEIGKAIGAGDGDIFLHRQASVKQVMSTDLSDRKVVMFATHGLVPGELNGLTQPALALSSPDVTGDKDDGLLTMDKVLTLKLDADWVVLSACNTAAGEGAGSEAVSGLGRAFFFAGAKALLVSNWPVDSAASRTMMTDLFKSQQKAQGTSKAELLRQAMLNQVDQGGMKEGNTMKYSYAHPLFWAPFVVVGD